TTTATAGAATGAAAACAAAATGAGCGATGACAATAACATAATCACGGATCCTGCTCAATATGTGAACGTTGTATTGGTGGAAGAGGGTGTTTTAAATCCAACACAAGACTTAGATTACCAAACAGATCCCTTGATCATAAAAGAGGAGTATATTCAATCTACTTCTACCAATGAAGACATCATTCGACCTCTGTTCTCGATAGGAAACTTAGTGAATGATCCATCaggtaaatgaataaaattctaCCTAtctaagataatataaaaatcattccaCAGTTGCATATTTACATCAACATCTGTggttctataatataaaaattgggaaaacgcatttttctttagtatattatagatatatccCTCTTGAAAATATCCATGATACTTTCTTTTATACTAGTATTACTTTGACTAACATACATCCAATTATTTTCAGCAATCGTCTACTACACAGGACTGAATGACTACGAtcatttcaaagatttatttttttgtctcggACCTACTGTTGATCAACTATGCTATAAAATTGAGTCCTTAACGCGACAAGATGAGTTGTTCCTTACATTGATGAAGCTACGTCAAAATAAAGATGACATTGAGCTTGGTATTATCTTTCATATACACCGTACTTCCGTCAAGAAAGTGTTTATCACTTGGGTGAACTTTATGTTTGATCAATTTAAAGAGATTGGTCGCTTCTTGTCCAATGACACAATAGAAAACCACTTGCCTGAGGACTTCCAGACGAAGTTCCCTAACACAATAATGATCTTGGATTCTACTAAGATCAAAACCAATCAAGCAAGCAATGTTGCAGATCAGACATCAAAATGGAGTTcctacaaaaacaataatacaattACAGGGAAGGATTTATTTCCCAAACATGAAGTTAAACTGAATACTTCAAATCCCATGAAAGGAGTTAATGAACCTCCGGAGGCAAGAGtcattaatgaaataaaggctgcttccaaaaaaatacatgttgAGAAGACAATTAGGCTGGACAAGACCTACAAAATCCTTCGAGAGGAGTTGAACTGTCATAAAACTCCCTTGTCAGGACGGATAATTTATGTATGCTTTATTTGTTGTAACTTTAGAAAAAGCACTGTACCTCGAAGTgcataacatttattttatactcaaaGTTAACCCTTATTATCTTCACATTGAGGAAAGTTCACCATGAGAAACTTAATCAtgagtataattaatattaggaaaatgtttttttatacaaattaattggATTCACAACTTAAGATTTACCGATGATAGAAGATCATTaaattagagaataataatttaaaaaaaaaatatatatatattaagtaatgaaTCACGATTACCTTGTTTCTAACAAACATTTTTCCAATAGTGATTCTCTTCATGGTTCAGTTTATCATGATGAACTTTTCTTAATATGAATTCTGTAAACTTTTTACAGGTGAAATTACCtgtaatcaaatttatcaaacttgccgaaataatattaattttattcagaCGTAGTGTATTggtattaaagtatttatatttggaCACTATTCATGAATCATGGATCTGACCACAGAAAAGAATATGCTTGAAACATTTGAAACACAGGAATTAAGTTTTTCTTGAGTTAAGAATATACTAGTTTTCGAGAGCAAGTCAAGTCGTGGGTCTTTTACTACGAGATCAATTGGAGTCGTAAGTCTTGAGTTCAAGTGGTCCTTCACCTCATTTAATAGTAACTATAATCAACCAAATCACCTTGTAGATCCAATTCCCTCCACTGTTGTAACTGCTTTTCCATGTACGGATACAACCGGGGCTAAACATGCATTGAGACTGTAGTGTTTAATTCGACCATTCTCGAATGATGAAACCATGACTGTACAAGCACCACAGCCTCCTTCTCCACATACTAGTTTTGATCCTGTTAATCCCAAATTATGACGAAGATATGTTAGTAGAGTTACTTCGGGTCTAGCTTCTGGATCAACAATTCTGGtaccatttacaaaaaatattaagggaTCATTTCTTTCTTGCTGTTTCATTATTCCAGtcgatttttaataatatttaagtaaataaagttcTTCAAAATTTGACGTTCTTTATGGGCTCAATTAAGCAGGGCTGCagagaaagtaaataaaatgcTCAAGTCCGACTCTGGTATTTCGAATGTCACCTACTCTGACTCcagtaaacaattttttaataatatattttatagcctatataagtactattgagtcatttgagtgtggagactaaaatatatttggataggaaaaaatgtgaaaaagtcGAAGTTTACGCATATGATCTAACAACCATGTACTCTGGGACAATATAGGAAATTAAACAATCTATAATAAGTAcacaacaaattatttaataattcatattgGTCTCAAGTTTGATAGTTAactttcaaaagtaaatttttttgtttagattgGGGGGGATTAAGTATTGAGAACTTTGGAATGGTTTCggtctttaaaatattgggtACTGTGGTTACATTGAAGAGAGTGACACAATTGAGAAGcaatgaaaaattgaagaaagaaTAAGGAGCAGTTTATATCGAGACATGCAACtttaattgaaagaaatatacacaCTAGTATCTATTTATGGAACACgcttattttatcaaaagtcaCCTATCTTTTGAGGGTCCCTCCCTTCACAAAGAACTTTTCGAGAGGTTGTTTGTTTCCGATTGGACCATCCAGGATAATTACATAGAAGAGGACAACAGCTCCCAAAAAGTACGGTGGATCGAAATTGATCGCTTTGGAACTTTTGGAAGGTCATGCCATTCCATTGGTTTAGTAGATTAATGTAAAAGGACTTGGTGTGGAGTAGGATTGCTGAACAGCATAGTAGGTCATAGTAAATAATCCCCTTTTTGAAGACAAACTCAGAGGTAAACTTGGAGATGGTGATGAAGACCCTACTAATAATGGAATGCCAAGAACCTGTAGAACATAATGGAAGGATTATGTGCCTAGTTAATTCGTcaattaagaacaaaatagattttgtggGGGAGGCCTTTAATgacatatcaaatattaatctaAGTGAAAGACTCGAGAGGGAGAACGTTTTTGCggaggaaaaaagaaagaagagatTATAGTCCTAGAAACTGTTACTTTCGTTTTATTagaagatttgaaaataaatgcttgaagCAATTTTTGCTGGAAAAATCTATTATGTCTGTATTTTTGGGCCAGATAGAAAGAAAGATTGCACAAGAGGACATGGAAATCACGGATTCACAACTATTAAGTAATCTTGGGGGTGGTTTGGTGTATTTCTCTCTATACTGGTTAAAGTATAGGGTAATTACCAACCATCTTTTTCTTGATAGTATTTACGGCAAGACTCATACGGATATGatctgttgtatttttttctgtgGAAGGGAACTAGAGACaacaagatattttatatatcaatgcAGCGAGTCTGGCAAAATATGGGACCATTTGACCCAAGTGATATACGGGAAgcataaaagattttttagagTAAAGAGTTTCTGTTATACCGGTCCAGACAAgggagttaattaattttatgattaacAAATTGtacagtattttatataaatttagatgtaaGCTCCCTTatcagataatttaattttaacagttATGAAGatgataaatatgataataatatgaataaaataaaatatatgtgattATACGCGCTGAAAAGATGAAACAAATGAATtggatcaatatatatattttgctaatacattcataagttgctgaacataatttatgcactcgCAACTGAGGACCTTTAATACAAACAACCTCTCACTGCAACCTAACTCTTGACTCTGATGACATTGTCTATTCACAAAACTAAGTAATGAATTAGCAtggctagtggctatgctcgacccaaaataataatcaagactttagagatgttcgggaattgtgattgtatagactatagagtacgtttgaaatttgtgaagtaaacttataaatgagttaactttcaagtttcataaattaatagtacttaatacctataaattataaccatttatgaaaaaaactttacgaACACTCAATGTCagccttaaattataaataagttatatttacgtaaattgtaattatttttgtagccGGAGTCGGAGTCAGTACAAATTTTTCGACTCCTGACTCTCTGAAACAtactctataatttttttttatgaagtcaaaaataatgaaaaattaaaactggGATTATGTTAAATTAAGTGGAAAATAGATGTATCATGCTCTTAAATAGTAAACATTAactaagtcatatttttttttaaacgtagatatacatttataattccaTTCTACCCtagctattttagaaacagatggcaaaaattaacaataagaATCTGGTCAGCCTGAATCACTCTAACTTAGGACTCTTCCCTTTCCTCCTCCTCTTTCTGTTAGTAGGCATCCCTTTCCCTTCAACCAAGTGAAAGGGATGCCAAGagcagggccgtacgtcagtattgcgctttgtccgcttcagcggaccaaaaaaaaaaaaccttgctcaaccgtccaccaatcatataggtatgtaaaaatagatgaattaagtcataattaattattaaaatctattatatatatgtaactta
The genomic region above belongs to Lepeophtheirus salmonis chromosome 8, UVic_Lsal_1.4, whole genome shotgun sequence and contains:
- the LOC121122728 gene encoding uncharacterized protein produces the protein MPSSCAVLGCSKGGSFRFPSNENMCLKWRIALKRKDANGFLWSPSPYSVLCDQHFKPEDFREVIQSLAAVGGKAYRRLKIDAVPSVFPRSQEGSKTTLEKKHRLIKTEIENENKMSDDNNIITDPAQYVNVVLVEEGVLNPTQDLDYQTDPLIIKEEYIQSTSTNEDIIRPLFSIGNLVNDPSAIVYYTGLNDYDHFKDLFFCLGPTVDQLCYKIESLTRQDELFLTLMKLRQNKDDIELGIIFHIHRTSVKKVFITWVNFMFDQFKEIGRFLSNDTIENHLPEDFQTKFPNTIMILDSTKIKTNQASNVADQTSKWSSYKNNNTITGKDLFPKHEVKLNTSNPMKGVNEPPEARVINEIKAASKKIHVEKTIRLDKTYKILREELNCHKTPLSGRIIYVCFICCNFRKSTVPRSA